One window of the Candidatus Margulisiibacteriota bacterium genome contains the following:
- the xseB gene encoding exodeoxyribonuclease VII small subunit, with the protein MTFEADLKKLEKIVGELSSGEKTLDEAVELYKAGLTLTKKCHDYLKVTEKEVKAITKKNGQIEESDFAA; encoded by the coding sequence ATGACCTTTGAAGCCGATCTGAAAAAACTGGAAAAGATCGTGGGAGAGCTGTCTTCCGGCGAAAAAACGCTGGACGAAGCGGTGGAATTATACAAAGCCGGACTGACGCTGACCAAAAAATGCCACGATTATCTGAAAGTCACGGAAAAAGAAGTCAAGGCGATTACCAAAAAGAACGGCCAGATCGAGGAGTCCGATTTTGCCGCTTGA
- a CDS encoding toxin yields the protein MQIIWDPEKNKKLNAERGIALAELAIIILERRYLAVLKNPARPGQRIFVLSYHGYTQAVPFVFDSERNIVLKTAFPSRKCHKIYGGKK from the coding sequence GTGCAGATTATTTGGGATCCGGAGAAAAATAAAAAACTAAATGCCGAACGCGGCATTGCTTTGGCTGAATTAGCTATTATTATTCTGGAACGCCGGTATCTGGCTGTTTTGAAAAATCCAGCGCGGCCAGGTCAAAGAATATTTGTGCTGTCTTATCATGGTTATACACAGGCTGTGCCGTTTGTGTTTGATTCGGAACGCAATATAGTTTTAAAAACCGCTTTTCCGAGCCGGAAATGCCATAAGATTTATGGAGGTAAAAAATGA